One Methanofastidiosum sp. DNA segment encodes these proteins:
- a CDS encoding DUF2080 family transposase-associated protein, with translation MPRKVEAIINGPLNLSEEVVQIYERKVTAYGNSAKVDAQKKYIGYRAYVIIVKD, from the coding sequence ATGCCACGAAAAGTTGAAGCTATAATAAATGGCCCGCTTAATCTAAGTGAGGAAGTTGTTCAGATTTATGAGCGAAAAGTCACTGCTTATGGAAACAGTGCAAAAGTAGATGCCCAGAAGAAGTACATAGGCTATCGAGCCTATGTAATTATTGTCAAAGACTAG